The sequence CGCATTGTATCTGCTTGTTTAGTCCCGCAGTGAAGCGTTCAAAAAAATTGTTAGACATGACTGTGAagacaccagcaaatcagctcatGTTCTggcccctgaccatccgctcaagacaaaaaaaaaaaatctgccccTGGCTGAATATAGTTGATGACCCCTCGTTAGACAGATGGCATGCTGCACAAGCTTCCTTGATCAACAAAATCTATACCACTCGATTAGTTGGGTTGAATGTGTCCTTCGCTAACAAATAAGCATTTAAAACTTATTTTTATCCAGGGTGTCCCATTTTCCAACTGTAGAAGTGGGTGATTAAGAGGTAGTCGCACGTGACTGTGGTCTAGAATCAACTACAATGTCAGCCACAGTTGAAAAATAGGTCTGCCCCATGTTTACAATTAAAAATATGGTCACACTTCAGAATAGGGAAGAGTTACTATGTCCATTGAGACAGCATACACAGAATGAGTCTCCACTAATTAGTCCTTTGACCAAATCAGAGCTGATCTGAAAACCAATTagtgggattttttattttatttgtctgcctgtgtaaacacagcataGTGTTTTCAGTTTAACTTGCCCTTTAAACTATAAATATGCCTTCATTATAGATAAAAGAGGATATTAAGGATTGGCCAGAACTACATTACTTACATTTGCATAACAAATAACTTAAATCCTAATAAACCTTAGACCTTAAATAACTACAAATATTGCTAATATGTATACCTTAAAATAAAGTCAATGGTTTAATAGAAAAATGTGTTGACAAACTTAACATATACCCATCTTTTTGAACCCGTTGATGAGATTAAAATGATCACTGAATACAATGGCAAAAATGTATCATCCTTCTAGTGATCTCAGTAGACCATTTTATTGTTCCATAGAAACAGACAATATGGACAGACATTATGGTGTAAATTGAGCTGCTTCACATGGGGTGCTATTTCACATGGGGAAAGGGGGTGACCGCTCAGCATAGTGATGAAATCAATGTGCAGgctctgaaaaaaaaaaaaaaagtcaatgcATACAGACTATTGCAAAATACTTAAAACGTATGATGCTGTTCAAGTTAGCTTATTAATGTCAGGTGTTACACTACCTACTGCAGCAACATAGGCAGTAAGATAGCCGCAATGTCATCTCATGAAACGTTGGTTAATAGATCATAAAgtataaacgttttgtttttatTGATTCCATGAACATGCTCAGCTGTTTTAACATGCAAATCTGCCATGTAGGTATCCCAGTAAACTTGAATAACATGAAATGCCAAATAGAAAACATGTTGCACTTACTTCCTTTAACTGCTTTCTTTCCTAAAGTTAGAAAAGGGAGAAGGACACAATAGATGTTAAAAAGCAAACACATAAATtatccaaatacaggtgtactaGCCTAGTACAAAGTTAATACACGCCATTAAAAAGCCCATTCTGAAATTGCAGTAGTGTTCTGCTGCTGCATGATACAGTTTCTCCAATCACTGATGTAAAGATCTTGTTCAGTTACTAAAGTTGATCCTCTTCAAGTCTGGTGTGCCTTACCAAGAATGAAAGATAATGCTTCACGCATTATTGCCCACAGACACCAACTATTCAAATGAATGAAGACATAGTACAGTACTACGATTTCCGAAGTTTTTGTGTCAAACTTTTATTCAATTTAGCAGTAGACAACTCACCCCCATAAGAGACTTTGTAGTACAGGTATGTCATGACACCCAGGCCGACCCACATCTCCTGGTACGCCCCAGTGTAGTAAGGGCTCATCTTGGCCCACCAGCTTGAAAATACACGCCCTGCCATCTGTGTGAAAAATAACAGAATTCTGTCAAATAGATTTATTTTCCAGGCAAAAAACAGGGTCGGTCCAGCAATGGAAGGAAATTAACTTGGAACAAGTGTACCTTAGCAGTAACACTACAGCTGGCTAGCTTGTAGTACATGGGGGGTGAGAGACGCATAGGTGAAAGATTGTTAGCTAGCTTTAGCTGTATAGCCGAGGAAGCAATATGGTATATGCCCACCGAACAGAACTACCGTTGAAGCAGAGGACGTCGCATTGACTTTCAACCATATCCGCCTCCTTAGCTAACGTTACCCAGTTGTCCTGATATATGGCTGTTACAAGTGTCAACTTACGTTATCAAAGCACACTAGTTAGTATGTATGTCTATGTCAAAAGTAACAGAAaaaaactagctagctacatttacaCAATCACGCAAGGTTAGCTTGCTAAATTCCTGCAACTAAATGTTAGCCAGTTTGCTCGCTAACGTTGGGCCTCATGCAGAGGTTGTAGTCATGGCTGGCACGCGTAGGTAaaactgatatatatatattttttaaataagatTATCTGACATATTTAATTTATATTTTTGCACTAGGTATTGGTTTGCAGACATAATAAAATATCTTTGTAGGGCCTTACCTTCAGTATGTGATGCCCGGTGCGAAGAAGGTCACTTTCCAACGAAAACAATTTATGGTGTGTCGCAGAGTGTGCTGGGATACCAGTTTTCTTCTTTTGCAGCAAGCAGAGAGATAGTAGAATGCACATACAGATTTAGCCACATCGCCTCCCCGTGGTAGCCACGATTTATCATCCAGCAAAAGCACTCGACCCACCGATATAACATAGAAAATCTGCTGTTTCATTAACTTGTCCAGTGACATTTAGAAAGTTTGCATAGGAAATAGACGTGACAGTTGCCTTTCCATTTAACTATATTGTCTCGATAAAGACAACTAGAGGTAATTGTTTCACAAGACCTAAAAAAAGGATTGATTTGTAAAAACCCACAGTGTCAAATAAAAATTAGGTGGTTGAAGTGTTCCCATTATGCATAGAGGCTAATTGCGCATTAATAAATTGAGACAGTCTgtgtgccctcccacctatctgtttcatgtctcaggtagcctgtatgccctcccacctatctgtttcatgtctcaggtagactatgtgccctcccacctatctgtttcatgtctcaggtagcctgtgtgccctcccacctatctgtttcatgtctcaggtagcctgtatgccctcccacctatctgtttcatgtctcaggtagcctgtgtgccctcccacctatctgtttcatgtctcaggtagcctgtgtgccctcccacctatctgtttcatgtctcaggtagcctgtgtgccctcccacctatctgtttcatgtctcaggtagcctgtgtgccctcccacctatctgtttcatgtctcaggtagcctgtgtgccctcccacctatctgtttcatgtctcaggtagcccgaGGAAGACAGCATGTTTATAATGCAAAATTAACTGAACAATTATTTTCCATATTCTAATAATGTATTACCACAGTCCGTGCCATGGTGAAATTTGCACTCCTGTAGATCTGAAATAATTGGATGGTGAAACTTGCATTCTGCAAACCAGAAAAGCAAGGCAAAGCAATTCCGGCATTCTTGAAAGTCAGGCCAATCCTTACATTATTTTTTATAgttgtcattttttaaatttagcaAGCAGTAGACATTTGAAATTAAAtgtttatacattttttatttaacctttatttaaccaggtaggccagttgaggacAATGAAGATTtgtggacaagataaagcaaagcagtgcaacaaaaacaacaacacagagttacacaaacaaacgtacagtcaataacacaatagagaagaAAAattgaaaaatctatgtacagtgtgtgtaaatgtagaagagtagggaggtaggcaataaataggccatagaggggGTGGATGTGGGGTGGAACTTTATAGTTATGTGATGACATCACGTGCCCCGCGTACCTTCAAAATTATTTGTCAATCATTTATTTGAAAAACAGTTTCCATCATAGTGATGCAATAAAGAAAGTAAGACAACCGAACGATCCACCCCTGTCGAACGGATAACAATGTTTTTGATCTTTGGAAAATTTCTCCTTATATCGGTCATTTCCATTACACATGTggcaatgtttttgttgttgttgctgtgacATTGCTTTTGTCAAATAAACTTCGGTAAATGGAAACCTGTCtcctgttactgaggggactaaATGCTTTATTCCCGAGAGGAAGAGGCGAATTGAGAGGgcccaaaatctgtcttctcTAGCAGGTGGCGTTATTTTAGTATTTTCTTTGCTCAACAAGCGAGGAGGTTTTGAATGGAGGTCAATGTGTCGACTTTGGTTAACCATTTTTTTATGGATTATTTGCTACGTGTGGTTTATTTGATCTAATATGTTTCGTAATAATTAGGTTGttacgagtgtactgatataagtaggatACGTGACATCTCGGtaactttgagaaaaaacactttatattGTAGTTGTGCCTGATAGTCATTAGCAGTTACCTGGTCGTCATAAACCCCTCCTATGTCTACAAattatcttcttaaaatgtgattttaaacctaacctaatCACACTGCTCACCAAGTCAAAAGACCCTAATAATGCATCTCCAGGAGACCTGTGGATAATGCAGCTGGCTACCAATTAATTTTCATTCAGTCATGGCTGGTTTAGGAATTTATTTGAATCACCAATACTAATGGTTTGAAAGAactcaaaagtaacagtcagtatctggtgtggccaccagctgcattaagtactgcagtgcatctccgcCTCATGGACTGCACAACAGGTTCCAACAGGTTCCAatccaacaggttccagacgtgctcaatgggagatccgggctcttcgctggacatggcagaacactgacattcctatcttgcaggaaatcatgcacagaacgagcagtatggctggtggcattgtcatgctggagcgtcatgtcagaatgagcctgcaggaagggtaccacatgaagaATGAGGATGACTTCCACAGGGTTGagactgcctgcaatgacaacaagctcagtccgatgatgctgtgacacaccgccccagaccatgatggaccctccacctccaaatcgatcccgctcgaGTACAGCCCTCGTTGtcacgctcattccttcgatgataaaggcgaatccaaccatcatccctggtgagacaaaaccgcgactcgtcagtgaagagcactttttgccagtcctgtctggtccagcgacagtgggtttgtgcccatagtgcaccataatttgcaaataaattaattaaaaaatcctacaatgtgattttctggattttttttgtcattttgtctgacatagttgaagtgtacctatgatgaaaattacaggcctctcatcttttaagtgggagaacttgcacaattggtggctgactaaatacttttttgccccactgtatatgaacatattctcattcaccccttttatatttgtgtgtattaggtagttggggaattgttagattacttgttagatattactggacTGTTGGAACTagcagcacaagcatttcgctacactcacattaacatctgctaaccatgtgtatgtgaccaataccatttgatttgatttagaaggTTGTGGTACTCAAGGAGACTGAGGTAGGGGCTGTGGGGTATGGGAGAGGGGTAAGGGGCGTTAAGGAGTGTGTGGAGGGGGACAGGTGGTCGGGTGGTCTGGgtcttcatgttgttgttgtctggcagagggggtggggggtttgTGGCATTGGCCCGTTCAGCGTAGAAAAGGGGCAGGTTCGGTAGTAGTGCCCCTACCTCCATCACAGGTTGCAGGGTCATGTTGATTTGCATTCTGAAGCCTTTGCTGATTTTACAGATTATGGCTGTACAGGCTGCGGCCAGATGGCTCAGTTGGCCAGAGTTCCTGCACAGCTTGGGCATGCCGTAATAGTGGACAGAGTCCCTGTTGTTCCCCAGTGTGATGGTGCTGGGTATGTGATTCCTGTAATAACAACATCTGttatctgtaataccaacatgtttcaagcagaccatcatagtccgtttgcccaagaacacaaaggcaacctgcctaaatgattacagacctgtagcactcacgtcggaagccatgaagtgctttgaaaggttggtaatggctcacatcaacaccattatcccagaaaccctagacccactccaatttgcattccgcctaaacagatccacagatgatgcaatctctattgcactcaacactgccctttcccacctagacaataggaacacttatgtgagaatgctattcattgactacagctcagcattcaacaccatagtaccctcaaagtccatcactaagctaagggactgggactaaacacctccctctgcaactggatcctggacttcttgacgggccgcccccaggtgatgagggtaggtagcaacacaccTGCCACGCTGAACCTCAACAGTGGAGCTCCCAGgagtgtgtgctcagtcccctcctgtactccctgttcacccatgaatgcatggccaggcacgactccaacaccatcattaagtttgcagacgacacaacagtgctacccctgatcaccgacaatgacgagacagcctatagggaggaggtcagagacctggccgggtggtgccagaataacaacctatccctcaacgtaaccaagacgaaggagatgattgtggactacaggaaaaggaggaccgagcacgcccccattctcatcaactgggctttagtggagcaggttgagagcttcaagttccttggtgtccacatcaacaacaaactagaatggtccaaacacaccaagacagtcgtgaagagggcatgacgtacggcccagtacatcactggggctaagctgcctgccatccaggacctctacattaggcggtgtcagaggaaggcactaaaaattgtcaaggattccagccaccccagtcatagactgttctctctactaccgcatggcaagcggtaccggagtgccaagtctaggacaaaaaggcttctcaacagttttcacccccaagccataagactcctaatcaaatggctacctggactatttgcattgtgtgcccccccaacccctctttcacactgctgctactctctgtttatcaaatATGCAGTcattttaactatacattcatgtagaTACTAACTCAATTGggctgaccaaccagtgctcccacacattggctaactgggctatctgcatttTGTCCcgccaccccctcttttacgctactgctactctctgttcatcatatttgcatagtcactttaaccatatctacatgtacattactacctcaattagcctgactaaccggtgtctgtatgtagcctcgctacttttatagcctcgctactgtatatagcctgtctttttactgttgttttatttctttaacttacctgttgttcacctaatacattttttgcactattggttagagcctgtaagtaagcattttactgtaaggttttacctgttgtattcggcgcacgtaacaaaaacgttgatttgatttgttagacTTAAATGCTAAATCTATATTTGGGTCAAATTCCTCTTACCTTAAATTGTGGCTGAATGCCCATTGTGACAGAAGCCACAATAATCCATTATTTACTTCTGGCTACAGATTTCATGAATGGAAACAGCCGAACCGATGTTAGCAAAACTTCCTCAAAAACACTTCATCACAGCCTAAAGATACCCACAATTCAATTGTGTGAGGATTTTTACGCTATGGTTGTAAAAATCATCACAGCATGAGAATTCTCACAGTTCAATTCAGGGttaactctggggtgtgaagactTGCTTTCCGAAATCAATAAAATGTAGAATCTTTTCATTTTTTGCCTTTTACTTCGTTTATCAGGTTGTGTAGATCAACAGGATAACAattcaattgaatacatttttagaTTTCATTTTAAGGCATCATAATGGAAACTTTGCAAGGGGGGTGTAAACTTTCACTCAGCACTGTATGTGGCCTGACCAAATTCATGTAGAATTTTGAGATATAGATCTGTCATCCTCAGTGAAAGAAAGTCTGACAAATGGTAGATCCATGCTTTGTGCACTATTTCTAGGGCTGTGACAATTCCATTATCGCAATATTATTTCCAAACTATTTGGtcttttaaaaacctgctgtatgtaaaatattgcaTGCTATAGCTTGCAAAATAAATGTGACTGGATGACATCATGTTTATTCTCAACATTAGTGTTTTGTTAAATAAATTAAATCTGCTTTGTGTTTTGTTACCTTGCCACGATAGTAACGAGTATTGCAATACTGGTATCGTCTATGCTTCCCATCCTTAAGTTTAGCTTTTGTGTctttttactttcggttttgtactctagcttcaaacagctgaaaataaaaAGATTGGTtactgaaaatatatttcacaatgGTTTAGATTGTACAATGATTAGCTACACCGGAGAGattcaaacctctcctctgggccccccagctGTTCCATGTATTTGAACTATTCCACagcaagcacacctgattcaacttgtcaactaatcatcaagcccttgaataggtgaatcaggtgagctaattcagggctacaacaaaattGAGAAACGTCTGGGGGTTAGAAAACCACTGCTCTACGCAACATTGCTCGCTTTGatacaaactgaaattaggccaACACAGCAGAGTGATTTCTACATATGGAGCCTCTAACATGGTTTTCAATTTATATAACATTTATGATAGGGAAGCTTTGAGGTGATTGTTTAATTAACTCTCTCTGACTGATGGTAtagtatttagtattttattaggatccccattagccttTGCTGAAGCAGCAGCTACCCTTCCTGTGGTCAAcaacaaaacatgacataatacagaacatcaatagacaagaacagctcaaggactgAACTACACACATTTAAAATAACTGTAGAACCAAGAAAAGGTCCCACTGACAGCTGCACAGATTCCTGAGTTATCCACACAtcagcacacatacagtacatacaataccttcagaaggtattcataccccttgaattattccacattttgttacagcctgaattcaaattaAATTGCTTTCTCTcaccgatctacacacaataccccaaaatgacaaagtgaaaacatgtttttagacattttcgcaaatgtattgaaaatgaaatacagaaatatctcatttatatAAGTActtacacccctgagtcaatacatgttagaatcgcCTTGGGCAGCGATTACAACTACTggaagtctttctgggtaagtcacctGGATTATATATTTAAGTTCATCTttaaaaaattattcaagctctgtcaagttggttgttgatcattgctatacAGCCATTtacaagtcttgccatagattctcaacatgatttaagtcaaaactgtaaccagcccactcaggaacattcaatataATCTTGGTGAGCAACAAAAACatttaggaacacctgctctttccatgacatacactgaccaggtgaaagctatgatcccttattaatgatGTAACCtgttaaatcctcttcaatcagtgttgatgaaggtttggagatgggttaaagaaagatttttaagccttgagacaactgagacagggattgtgtatgtgtgccattcagaggataaATTGGCAAACACatcatatttaagtgcctttgaacggggtatgtgACAGGCActtcagtttgagtgtgtcaagaactgcaacgctgcttgaTACAAACAGTTTCCcgtatgtatcaagaatggtccttctcccaaaggacatccagccaacctgacacaaccgagggaagcattggagtccatATGGACCAGCTGAatctggttgaatctgtgtttgaaattcactgctctactgagggaccttacagataatgttgtgtgtgggggtgaggtagtcattcaaaaatcatgttaaacacttactgcacacagagtgagtccatgcaacttaagtCCATGCaacaataagttgcatggactcactctgtgtgcaataatagtgtttaacatgatttttgaatgacttgttaagcacatttgtactcctgaagttatttagtcttttcataataaaggggttgaatacttgactcaagacatttcagcttgacattttttattaatttgaaaacattaaaaaatatataattccaAACGCTGAGAGAAGCCAACATTTCACTTATTCTCAAAAAGGGAAAATGTCCTTGTTCCTTGTCTTGTTCCTCGTACAGACCAATTTCCCTTCTGAATGTGGATAGAAAATTGCTTTCTAAAATTCTAGCCACAAGATTAGAGGACTCACTGCCACTAATTGTGAAAGGAGACCAAACTGGCTTCATTAGGGGCCGTAAGTCATGCAACAACGTCAGGCGGCTTCTTAATATAATTCAAGCCTACCAACAAAGTGCTGTGGATGTTCTTGTGCTCTCCCTAGATGCTGAGAAAGCATTTGATCGTGTGGAGTGGTCTTACCTATTATTTGCTCTAAATAATTTTGGTCTACGGGACAACTTTATAAAATGGGTGAAAGTTTTATATGATGATCCTCAGGCTGCTGTCCTTACTAATGGGCTACGGTCAAATAGCTTCTCGATACACAGAGGTACCAGACAGGGCTGTCCTTTATCCCCCCTCCTCTTTGCACTCGTTATGGAACCACTGGCCGAGGCCATCAGGGTAACGCCTGCTATACAGGGGCTGCTCATTGGTGATGTTCACCATAAAATAAGCTTGTATGCTGATGCTGTCCTGATATTCATCTCTAGTCCCGAGACTTCAATTACATCTCTTATTAATATTATTGAATTATTCAGCGGATTCTCAGGCTACAAGATTAACCTTACTAAGTCAGAGGCTATGCCACTTGGTAGCCTACACTCTGTACCTAAtacttctcccccttcccttttAAATGGTCTCCCTCAGGTTTCATGTATCTGGGTATATTTGTAACTCCTAAATTCCAGCTAATGTACAAACCCAATTTTGTTCCCTTGTTTGATACAATAAGACAGGATCTGGAGCGCTGGAACTCTCTCCCGATTTCTTGGTTGGGTAGAATATCCCTCTTGAAAATGAACGTTTTACCTAGACTACTTTACCCAATCCAAATGATCCCAGTATTACTCTCCAATAAGGTAATAAAGGATGTAAATGGATGGCTAAGTTCCTTTATATGGAGTAAATGCAAGCCAAGACTTAAGATGGCAATATTGCAGCTGCCAAGTTCTATGGGCGGCTTGGACCTGCCCAATATCAGGTTCTATCAATGGTGTGCCCACCTTTGTTATATTTCTGACTGGATCACAAATGATGACTCCTCAATTTGGTTAGACATTGAGACTTCTCTTTCAAAATACCCCTTACAGGATCTTTTATTTTTCAGAAGTTTCAAGTCTGTAGAAgatcactgcaataatcccgtTACACTTAACACACTCAAAGTATGGAGGTCAGTTCAACGCTTCCTGGGAAGGTCCAAACTAACCTCTGCTCTTACCCCAATTCTTAACAACCCAGATTTCAGTCCAGGATTGCTGGATGCTGGCTTTAACTTATGGCTTAATAAGGGCATACGCAGGCTAAACGACTTATTTGCTGATAAGATTTTGTTGTCATTTGAGCAGATGGTCGAGAAATATCGACTCCCAAAGCAGGACCTTTTCCGCTTCCTACAAGTAAGACATTATATTCTGGAGAGCACCACCTTAATTGGTAACCCTGATGTGTCTGTCATTGAAAGAATGCTTTTTTTCCCACAAAGGAAAATGTCTGTAAGTCTGTTTTATGATACTTTAAGGTCCTTTTctgctgtcaacacacagaggGTGAAACAAGTGTGGGAGAAAGAATTGT is a genomic window of Oncorhynchus keta strain PuntledgeMale-10-30-2019 chromosome 19, Oket_V2, whole genome shotgun sequence containing:
- the atp5mj gene encoding ATP synthase subunit ATP5MPL, mitochondrial, which produces MCILLSLCLLQKKKTGIPAHSATHHKLFSLESDLLRTGHHILKMAGRVFSSWWAKMSPYYTGAYQEMWVGLGVMTYLYYKVSYGGKKAVKGKPAH